Genomic segment of Eleutherodactylus coqui strain aEleCoq1 chromosome 1, aEleCoq1.hap1, whole genome shotgun sequence:
ATGTCCTGTCTGTGGTTTGCTGTATCTGAAAGTTCTTATGATTCTGTCTGGCGTTCCCTAGTTCTTTCCCGATTCCTACCTAGGGCGCGTGAGTTATACTTTATATTCCTATGTGGGGCCATCTTTATCAGGACTATTGCCCCTCTTTTAGGCAAGGTTTTCAGACTTCTGTGGTGTAGGGTCAGACTTTCCCTTAGTTTCTTGAATTCCTTAAGAATGCAGCCTATAGATgaggcaaagtttaacttgaatgtTATAACTAGCAGTAACAAGTTATCATATCTTAAgcaattgaaaagctattgttatcttaacCCAACAAAAGCTGTTAAAAATCTTTGCTACATCTATAGTTTTGATACtttccttttttattattattacgtCAAAATGGCTATATGAAGGCTTGTAattttgcaagacaagttgtttttttattcCACCATCTTGGAAAACATTTAATGCATGGAATAACTATTATTAATGTTTCTGTATTCATTACTGTCTCTTTAGGGAAGCCATTTGAGAGCACTATGATCTTGAATGCTGCTGTGGCAAATATAATTGTGGCAATTTTACTTGGGTATCGAATGGAGTATGATGATCCACAATTTAAAAGACTTCTAGACCTGACAAATGAGAATATCAGACTTTTGGGAAAGCCAATGGTTTCGGTAAGATCATTGATGTCATATTCTGTATATTTCTTCACAGTGAGGATGGTTAGAGACGTTAGGATCAACCTTCCAAGTTCGATATCCGTAAAGAATGAGTGAATTATATTTCAGAGAAATGTTGATTATGATGTTTCATATTTTATAAAACCTTGAATATAATATGCACCTTTATTATCATTTGTTTTTTAAGTCCAcgattctgtgctgattaatttttAATACCTTTGTAGTGGTCAaagcttagtttttttttctcatgccaatttgcaaaaaaaatgttgaatTTGAATGAGAAGAAAACAGAGCTATTCCTATAAAGGAGTTGCTGTTTTCTGGTCACTTCATCAACCAAGAAAATCAAATAAAGAATGATTACAAAGTTATATTTACCATGAATTAAAAATCAAAGTCCAGCCTGCagaaaaataagcccttagagagcCCCATTAACAGAAAtgatttaaaaagttatgggtaTCAGAATACAATGACACAAAAGAATTTTCAAAAAGTTTGTTTATTCTGTAAGAATAGTAAGAGATAGCAAAATCTGTATAAATTCAGTAGCGTTATAGattcactgacccacagaataacagTAACTTGTCATTTATAACTTAAGATGAACACTGTGAAAGCCATAAAACTATCAAAAAATAGCAGAATTACTGTTATTTCCATTCCTTCTGACAATTTATTTTTTGAAGCTTTAGAATACATTACAGGGTACATTAAAAGATactataaatgaataaaaacttAATtaatgacttaaggcccatttagacacaacaattatcgccaaaaatttgcttaaaagccatcttttgagggataatcgttgtgtataaatgtgcccatctttcactgttctgccaaatgatgaatttcagttctgccTAAAACCCATCATTCTGCAGAACagttgataagcaggaccgcacgctgttttctgcccggggagcgcggataacagctgattgcattgtctcagcccttcgcagctgtcagccccatggcagatcAAAGGAAtgtaatcaggaaacagcgggtggtctgttccctgaatacagctcccagtggctcacacgctactaattgatactaataggcattagtaccaggtagtagtttatgcaaaatgatcacccaaaagccatcttttgagcgatcatctttgtggtgtaaatgcaccttaatatATAATCTCCAATCAAGAACAAGTGTGTCGGCTTACAACGAAGGAAGGAAGAGATCTTACTTATCACAActtacttttgattttttttaacagctcaCTAATATATTCCCGTTGCTCGAGTATTTCCCCGGCAGTCACAAAACAATTCTGAAAAATGCTGAAGAACTTTATGACTTTATTCGAAGAACATTTGTAGAATATCTGAAGAACTTGGATGAAAATGACCAAAGAAGTTTCATTGATGTATTTCTTGTCAAGCAGAAAGAGGTACAGTAAGTGTTATGATGCTCTGAATGTTATAggccatttcaatgagagccgtgcctgcagttacaagtgccggcaacttacacagaggttggaacagagacttccactgcttccactccgacctctggtTATTTGTGgctctgacagcatgcacccgctcaccTGATTGGTTGGATACCCGAGTGACGGACTCTAGCctatcaactatcgatgacctatcctgaggataggtcatcaatagtattctctctggaaaacctctttaacagtCGTAATAGACATGTAACCAAAACACCATCCTATCTACTAACTATTCAAGGCCTTGTATTAATATTGGTGCCATATTTAGCACACTTTGATAGCATTAACCCTATTGGGTAGTCCAACAAGAATAAAGACCCCCACCAGGGATTTTGTACATAACAGAACAGGGGAGTGTACTTGCATTTGCTATGATACCAGTAGCCGGCTGTCCATTTATGTACCACTTCATGATGCTTACTCTTTTCCACTAGTTCCCAAACTGGTGGTCCAACAACACACTTCTTGCTGCTGGTAAAGTCCTTTCTCAGTGTATTGTGGCAGTCAGCTTTCAGCCCCCAGCATCTGCCTCATCAACACTCAGTATAATGCTTGGTTCACCAGCACTTGGTCCTTCAACTTCACGTAAGCTCACAGGAGTACAGCATGTACTCTTTTGCTATGGCCACCTTCAGATGAAGATGGAAGTGGATTTCGGCAGTGGTTGAGAGTGCACTCTTTTTCTCGGTTCTGCTATGTATGAAATCTCTGGGTATCGTTGGGATCTTGAACCTTGTGGGACTACTCAAAAGGGCTCATGTGACCATACAATGTTAGTTATGGCTCCACAATTAATGCAAGGTCTTGTATAGTTAGCTGATAGGATTatttaatgttaaatgtttgttatGGTTGTAATGGGGTAGCAAGGCACATAACTTAAGCAGTATTGCATATTCTGAGTCATACGTGACCAATGATAACGCCGTGGATAGCAGTATTCGTAACAAGGCTTCTGCATTCTACTGAAAGAGTTTAAATTGAAGAGGGGGTGAGGTTTCCAAGTGGCTTGGGCTGAGTGACTAAATAGAGATAAACTGTGTGCATATATGAAGATGGCTTTTTTACATTCATTCTGACTGAAAACGTTGTCAGAGATGTGTAAAACCCCTGTATGGTGTACATATGGTGTGCTAAGTGTGCATAGCTAACCACCTCCCATGCCTCCTTGGTGGAAGGAAGCTGGATGTGAAATCCAAGCAGCTGCCTGTGTTTGAAATTATAGTTAGAGCCCTGTATGTACCTTGATCGGAACGAtcaaggtatgcattgctaaattCTAACTAAATTGGGCATATAAATTGTGGACCAGAGTTAAAATCTGCCTTGCTGCTACCACGGAAACGAAGAAGTGATGTTCCATGTGTTCTGCCACAACTTGTAAATGGCCTGTTGGAGTTCAGTGGATGTTTAGTTGTTGCCCTTTTAAGAAGATGCTATGATCTGCAATGTTATCATACAATATTTAAATATATGAACCCTCCTGTAGAGTAATATAATGTAAATACATTTTCTGTTCAGTAAAGTTTATTTGTGATAGGACAAGCTATCTGTCACGACTGTGTCATCATTATCAATAACCTATTTCAGCTTTAGGGCGACTACCCACTATagttttttttcgctgcgaatttgcagcgtttttttcttccagctgtcaatggcacttcctaatgttaaaattgctatgcacaaaaatcgcaatttcgcggtaaattgtaatttttgtgcatagcgattttaacattaggaagtcccattgacagctggaagaaaaaaacgctgcgaattcgcagcgaaaaaaaaaacggtagtggGTAGTCAGTCACCCTTATAGGTTGCCTGACATGCTGTATACTGCCTATCTGTATGTAATGCAGATGAGTAACGGGCGGGGGATCCATTCCTTCTCAGCACCTATGGAGGGATTCACCTGTTTTCCTGTGGGCCAGTCTGAGCCTAAGGTTACAGTCTATAAATCACAGGTTGCATTCTCAAAGGTCAACTGTATACAAATTTTGTCCACTACAAGTTCAAAAATGGACTGATACAAGCAAAGACACACATGGTGCTCTGCCTCACGGTGGGTCATCCAAGGGTTTGGAGCTtagttgcatatatatatatatatatatatatatatatatatatatatatatatatatatatatatacacatacactaccgttcaaaagtttggggtcacccaaacaattttgtgttttccatgaaaagtcacacttattcaccaccatgcattgtgaaatgaatagaaaatagagtcaagacattgacaaggttagaaataatgatttgtatttgaaataacattgtttttacatcaaactttgtttTCGTCacagaatcctccttttgcagcaattacagcattgcacacctttgacattctagctgttaatttgttgaggtaagcttgagaaattgcaccccatgtttctagaagcatctcccacaagttggattggttggatgggcacttctggcgtaccatacggtcaagctgctcccacaacagctcaatggggttcagatctggtgactgcgctggccactccattaccgatagaatacaagctgcctgcttctgctgtaaatatttcttgcacaatttggaggtgtctttagggtcattgtcctgttgtaggatgaaattggttccaatcaagcgctgtcccctgggtatggcatggcgttgcaaaatggagtgatagccttccttattcagaatcccttttaccctgtacaaatctcccaccttaccagcaccaaagcaaccccagaccatcacattacctccaccatgcttaccagatggcgtcaggcattcttccagcatcttttcatttgttctgcgtctcacaaacgttcttctttgtgatccaaacacctgaaacttggattcatccgtccacaacacttttttccagtcttcctctgtccaatgtctgtgttcttttgcccatcttaatctttttcttttattggccagtctcagatatggctttttctttgccactctgccctgaagcccaaaatcccgcagccgcctcttcactgtagatgttgacactggtgttttgcgggtactatttaatgaagatgccagttgggtacctgtgaggcgtctgtttttcaaactagagactctaatgtgcttatcttcttgcttagttgtgcaacgcggcctcccacttctttttctactctagttagagcctgtttgtgctgtcctctgaagggagtagtacacaccgttgtaggaaatcttcaatttcttagcaatttctcgcatggaatagccttcatttctaagaacaagaatagactgtcgagtttcagatgaaagttttctttttctggccattttgagcgtttaattgaccccacaaatgtgatgctccagaaactcaatctgctcacaggaaggtcagttttgtagcttctgtaacgagctagactgttttcagatgtgtgaacatgattgcacaagggttttctaatcatcaattagccttctgagccaatgagcaaacacattgtaccattagaacactggagtgatagttgctggaaatgggcctctatacacctttgtagatattgcacaaaaaaccagacatttgcagctagaatagtcatttaccacattagcaatgtatagagtgcatttgtttaaagtgtggactagtttaaagttatcttcattgaaaagtacagtgcttttccttcaaaaataaggacatttcaatctgaccccaaacttttgaacggtagtgtatatatttacATTGGGCTATACAATCTCTATTTGATACAATAATGTGAAATATACATACTTTACAGTACAATACCCACGATTGGGGTTTTCAAGACCCTGTCCAcatatagcaaaaaaaactgcatggaGTTAAAATTGCTGTCGATTTGTTAGGGATTTTCCCTACTTACTTTTGCATCACTTAGGATGAAATCTGTGTCAAGTCCACAGCAAAAGGAATGACCCAAGTGAAGGTCCTCCCTCTGTAATGTCCGTATGTTCTAGGACATCCTGATTACGGATTCCTCACTTTGtacactattttattttttaggaaGCAGGAAGTCCCCATTCCTATTTCCACAATGAAAATCTAACAAAACTTGTGAGAAACTTATTTTCTGCGGGAATGGAGACAACATCCACCACACTGCGCTGGGGGATTCTGCTGATGATAAAATATCCACATATCCAAGGTACGGTATTATTCAACTGAAATCTTGATCATATCACAATATGTTACTGTATGCTTCTGAGAACATCCCTGTAATTGGTTATTGGACTGGActagagcatttttcaaggtggcccatgctctgcattgttttcaacagagccgcggttgctgccggtggctccattgaaaataatggtctgccggcagcccctgaattgtttttcagagaaggactttacatataattatttcagtgagaaaaataaataaataaacttacctctccgccgctgccatgtcctccgcggggatgaagaacacgcaGATGTTTTCTTTATCTCCGcgagtaaaaagaattccctgctgctgcacctgccacatctgtgacatatgcagcagagaaattcttcaattccctaccgcagttgtcacacatgacagcagcggtagaggatcctgctgctggcacccggtaattgtttttcaggtaagggctttaaacataagccctatcactgaaaaacaagaagaaatggtgaataaaataaaaaaagagaatactcacctttcttcagctgcggaggctcagccgcatccagccggctcttctccctgcactactcTCAgtatattcagcaggcggggatttaaaatctctgcctgctgaatgggctgcctttgattggctgagcactgtgaccaatcagaggcagctctcagctattgaatgacagctgagagctgcctctgattggtccctgtgctcagccaatcagaggcaccccattcagcagccggggagtttaaatccccacttgctgaatatactgagagcagtgcatggAGAAGAACTGCCTAGATGAGGCTGAGCAGGGGATTCCATACTTACTACAGCGCCTGGCAGATCGTTAGTCCTTTCATACGGCCCAATTGTCTGAAAAATGTTGGTGTCTAATTATCCAGCTATATTAGAGGAGCTAAACACTTGTTCTTTAAGTTCCAGGCCTGAAACAGCAGGCCTGCTTACGTATTACCATGATAACACAATATGTCTGAGACAAGCTCTAAGAAACATCCTGATTTACTGCTGAATTGTTCCTATCTTACTTAGAAAAGGTCCAGGAGGAAATTTCACGAGTCATCGGATCCGCACAGCCCATGTACAGTCATCGAACACAAATGCCCTATACAAATGCCGTTATACATGAGATTCAGAGGGTCGCTGATATTGTTCCTCTGAATTTGGGTCACCTAACAACCAGAGATGTGACATTTAGAGGATATTCTATTCCAAAAGTAAGTATCATGTATGAGTCTTTTCCCACAGCATTATTGCATCATCATTGACTGCTCCAACCAACATTACGGCTAATCCCATTCACTGTATGTATACTATAAACATGCTGGTGTATGATTGTAATATATATGAAGTATATATTTGCCTATATGTATTATGGATATGTTCAATATGTGGAATTGTTTGTAACATCGTGTCCACATGGGACTTTAGGGCTCCTTTTGATGTATGTGTGGAGAATGCTCCCGGCATGTACACTGTGTTGATAAAAGTATTGGGACTCCCACTAATTCTGTGCTGTGAGGTGAAGTAGATATACAAAATCAGATGTGCAAGCACTAGTTATAAAAGAGAGTTTCACACGggtatatcccagtacagaaaccatcagaatatCACAAGATGTAGAGTTGACAGACTtttaacagggtctggtggtggcatGACAcacaagcaaccaatcagtatgggacattGTTGCTCTTTTTGACCTTCCAAAATCCATTGTTGGCAATGTTGTTTTGGAAATGCATAGTGCCTGATGTGTGCTAAGTGCAGCCGAATTCAGGAAGACCTTATAAACTGACAGGACGTGGACAGCAAAGCCTTGTACGAGCTGCAAAAGCATCACACACAAAGTATGCCTAAACACTTGCAGAGGAGGTCTCACATGCCATTGGAACATCTATTAGAaccagaaccatccatagggaaTTGCATGGAAAGGGCTACCATGAATGAGTGGCTGTACACATGCCCAACAactcagcagtgaatgcacaaagTCGTCTGCGATGGAGCTTAGAGCATTGTTCTTgaactgtaaatgagtggaagcaagtgttgtggacagatgaaccACAATACAGCATCTTCTGACCGGATGGCTGCACTTGGGTGTGTtggttgcctggagagcagtttctacgtgattgcatcatcccaacagtgacaTTCGGagaaggttctgttatggtgtgggaaTGTTTCTGCTGAGAAAGACTAGGGACATTGGTTATAGTAgagtccaccctcaacaccaatgaGTACAAAGActttctggacaatgtggcattacctaccttgtggcaatactttggtgctgctccatgtctctaccaacaAGACCTAGCACAGTGTCATACAGCTGGAACTATCTGATTTAGGTTTGGAGACTCATGTTGCTACCAATGTGGATCAATACCATGGTCAGGGAAAGCAGAGGTAAGTACATGAGTAGGTATCAGTTTGCGGTATCCATAAACCCCCAACAAGTCCATCATCTTCAGCATCACTATCCTAAGCTTTGCCTCCACACATCTATTGGAATTTGATGGAAAGAATGCCTAGAATGGTTTCTCCAGCTATTGAGGCCAAAGGCGACCCAACATagtattgaaaaatgtgaaaaaaaaagaatttcgtCATCTTCTATTGTCCTACTACTTTTGCCAACATACTGTACATGAAGTGCATGCATAGGATTACATTCCCCCAATGGAGCCAAAATAGTGTCCTGCATGGGTATTTATGTGTTATggtggtgatatatatatatatatatatatatatatatatatatatatatatatagcagtacTATTGATCCATACGCTATGTACTATTGATATGCAATTTGTCGGCtgcgtgaaagtggccttatagTCCAGTGACAACCTTAGCTTTGATACTTCAGCCTTGGGCCAGCTTCACACCTGCAGTACTTGTTCATTGGCGTGCAGCAAACAGAGACAAACCAATTAAaatgcctaatgagttccagatgtgttatttttcctcacaattacgcaatgtttcacgcatgtccttgcatattgtgcgcgCATCTGCACACCTCCCATTGTcgtctatgggaacctttggcgTGTGAAATGCGCATGCAAAGTAGGGAAATATGAAGGATACCACtgaaatctatgggttctattctctgcgcaatgagtgcacaaatacgcccatgtgaagccgctctAATATGCTGATTTATGGAAGGGTAGCATATTCCAGCCAACAGTTACTGTAGCGCATCTTACATCTGCGGGAATCATATTAAGACCTATTAAGACAGGCGCTTAAAATACCAGTCTTAATAACCCCCCATCCCCAAGTTTGTTGTTTGTATTGTTCCAGTGCTCACTATGGCCAAAccacatattttttttgtattgtttggTTAGGTAAGATGGCAATCGACAGATCTGCTCATGATATTTGACTTTATAACTTATATTTTTGACCCCAGGGCACCTATATCATCCCACTATTGACCTCGGTATTGAGAGACGAGACACAGTTTGAGAAACCTGAAGAGTTTTATCCAAATCATTTTCTTGACTCCAAGGGAAATTTCGTAAAGAAAGACGCCTTCATGCCCTTTTCTGCGGGTAAGTATATGAGAAATATAAAATGTGACATACGGCCGAAAACTCACAATATTTAAGCCATATCTGACGAACAAGCTGTCagttgatataaaaaaaaagcgtAAGTTAGGAGTTCTTCACTTGTGAAGTAGAAAATAATTGTTAGGGTAAGGCCCAATGCTCATGGCCAGATTTGCATTGtagaatccggagcaggcgtctGCCTtcggattttgcagcaaatactggccatagcatgcaatgtaaaagtggacttccatgcccacgagcggaaattttcGGCTCGAGGTGTGGGGTGGGGGGAATCGAAGCATGCTTTTTTTTGAGCcggattcaatggaagctgtctgtcctgcggaatccacgtcatcacctagtgacaCCATGTTCACATCTGTACTACCCATGTGCAACGGTGCTACGGACGACGCATCCGCAGCACAGACGAAAGCCATCCAGACTGGTACGCAGGGGTCATAGGCCAAGCACCGGTTGGGATTCCGCTGGGGGATcttgcatgcggaatcccacccggtcgtgtgcattcagcctatcTGTGACCAGTTGTACTGTAAAACGTTTTCAAACAAAACTGGATTTTCTACAACAATCACATAAATTTTAcattaaatggagaaaattgcaGAGTCAGACAGTGCAAACGTAGACTGGACGGtcttagactgcctgtccacgggcgtagcggtggagccgccgcccgggagcaggagtcggcagacggatcttc
This window contains:
- the LOC136620562 gene encoding cytochrome P450 2K1-like, with the protein product MDFGLSLASYFVLIFTLLYILKSWKKSHVTNFPPGPRCLPLIGNLHLMDFKKPHEIYLGLAKKYGPVFSFQMGTQKMVVLAGYETVKEALVNNAEDFGERGVIRILKKMDNGMGVISSQGENWKVMRRFTISTLRDFGMGKSTIEEKIAEECVSLNKYFASFKGKPFESTMILNAAVANIIVAILLGYRMEYDDPQFKRLLDLTNENIRLLGKPMVSLTNIFPLLEYFPGSHKTILKNAEELYDFIRRTFVEYLKNLDENDQRSFIDVFLVKQKEEAGSPHSYFHNENLTKLVRNLFSAGMETTSTTLRWGILLMIKYPHIQEKVQEEISRVIGSAQPMYSHRTQMPYTNAVIHEIQRVADIVPLNLGHLTTRDVTFRGYSIPKGTYIIPLLTSVLRDETQFEKPEEFYPNHFLDSKGNFVKKDAFMPFSAGRRACAGETLARMELFVFFTSLMQQFTFSSPLGPNNVDLTPITGITNSPKPHEICAVPRN